Proteins from a genomic interval of Crassostrea angulata isolate pt1a10 chromosome 7, ASM2561291v2, whole genome shotgun sequence:
- the LOC128192078 gene encoding GTPase-activating protein and VPS9 domain-containing protein 1-like isoform X3 has protein sequence MELLELARQLKQEQLFVSAEKSQIHGLYEEAKKLAEDLYHESWIVRQQRSCLEQLQASSNTVTPRECYYQTNNLEFTNFVDSYKHLSYHETKYGDFLKFLKDNHFIVASLIDSVEKVSQDSLRKFISLLLTSVFGNVVFTEDEVSVIQTVRHLAELQLTSSDNPRFLLRKGNCGFSVAVKLLFDSLYSAKLFLTAALHDPVMRLLMEDEWFYDIDPQKALHRFPSQERVRRFGEPTSEDYEKKCNEYRKFIVDKLVILSNRFILSIKNNIHCFPSNLAWLVSQVYRALLKTGRHTEEQVRAVCADLVFSLFICPAIIDPDPYGITSDIHISHIARHNLMQIAQIIQVLAVSQWEAESKEKDLYERFEKGCITSLLDVLLEGVGSEVVTPPSNNHMISVARSSVLITLQDLNFLISLTRTLTSNLSDSTAEKKQLEELLSRIPTLLNCPTPQVSAASSMPPGSPKEKKSHKDKKQRGLSEGASSLAGQDEMVKEILVVPLNVDSECPGMMSEQKVLSMDQENKPRRVKYHDVPNYEEAENAGMFTSKRTRFSLSQDQESIDLSLTGNTSEIQEAFSEAASSHSVGSVEEDDDNDNMSDMISANVSGRGTPNISGRDTPLSQAGSVEEPPPPQMPLPEIPPLPETVPKPNREDVTDRFGKFEIRSEIERVETKSTVSDTWSTDVLASDSEPPPEGNQYDRLEELVRSSFLPRQEHVSEVSETASDAWSTDVLASDTEDKQALSEFDQDDVGSVTDLASIMSGDAGNLENSEGRRSPSEDLQIGQGMEASGGAEAAVPLVPAKIKVNRKSAKPFPHNEVFMDEDPLHPSDINRLSLPPPKPVQRLYQPRAKSSNLLAVPEHSSSQKQGTHSSQQTFKPLLQPEKFPPPPQQQDKLPTSQPLEPLLMDKAPHAMSSAPPLDLDKLPHPVPLPRQKDRMTHPLPSTASSQPDRYSLPSQLEDSSSLQSGNAQSLLRFSQSDFLPAGKTQEHFKPPVPTSQSSPKVNHQDQAAFDPLSRPENASFLAFENPMFNGPKPLERVSCPAISNVKKDMDEKSLGTKKSRSAVVCGATYSFSDSGFGGTPRSIDSQSLDSLIDTSNNVKLSEQQNTAFSTKRLSVIMYDPIPTESTESTTETLINLGGDENSDQSAVKTWADSAASLQQTFQVDSLIDVKEGNTKGGPLPRSRQDSLTSDSSGSDAVPFAKSSRSASFDNVSDKSEEKEAAAAKEKSQRDNNKSFFRNLKVKLNKGMKKKSMKSSGEDSGADTPTSLLQEPILVDTSVDRAEGGDPPPRESSEDILEKYRTKPADSAVVSQEVPLPNIDVTAMKEKRMSVKDEDIHGPPLYDPENLETCFAFTDTKRKLRIVLSNTDIQLGYNLLEFSPQVGQEGVKKDPAEIYKMLRGQLAEALNLQDKDLIAQLHEAIRCVRLFDGEGCRKLVRSLQEDYQSRAAYVSYLIRCRQGLLGTHSHLQRLLSRIKRDKEVCGNHMTRICVKLFIEKKESSVVRFMSDFNKLTVSDEKTDHVEQFLQYLYQAMNQDPVWQAANECQIEDAQLAIERYIMSRIYTHAMFPNGDGDIMRDQLFQEHIKKLSHVITPSHKDLRIPRMYQFECPWTAAQKEIYMINAYKTPKDKVKCVFRCATTIMNLLSMANEKAVPAADDFIPVIIFVIIKANPPCLLSTIQYIQSFYGNRIGGEEQYWWIQFCSAVEFIKNMDYNE, from the exons ATGGAACTACTAGAGCTAGCAAGGCAGTTAAAGCAGGAGCAACTGTTTGTAAGTGCTGAAAAGTCACAGATTCATGGTCTGTATGAAGAAGCTAAAAAATTGGCAGAGGATCTGTACCACGAATCATGGATTGTACGACAACAGCGATCATGTCTGGAGCAACTGCAGGCCTCCTCAAACACTGTCACACCAAGGGAGTGCTACTACCAAAccaacaatttagaatttacaaattttgtagaCAGTTACAAACACCTTAGTTACCATGAAACCAAATATGGggattttttaaagttcttaaaagataatcattttattgtgGCATCTCTCATTGACAGTGTTGAGAAGGTTTCACAAGACAGCTTAAGAAAGTTCATTTCTCTGCTGTTGACCTCAGTATTTGGAAATGTTGTTTTTACTGAAGATGAAGTTTCTGTGATTCAGACTGTCAGGCATCTTGCAGAACTTCAATTAACCTCTAGTGACAATCCAAGATTTCTATTACGAAAAGGAAACTGCGGATTCAGTGTGGCAGTAAAGCTATTATTCGATTCTTTGTATTCAGCCAAACTTTTTCTCACGGCAGCACTACAcgaccctgtgatgagattacTAATGGAAGATGAGTGGTTTTATGATATAGACCCACAAAAAGCTCTGCACCGTTTCCCTTCCCAGGAAAGAGTACGGCGTTTTGGGGAACCTACCAGTGAAGATTACGAGAAGAAATGCAATGAATATAGAAAATTTATAGTAGACAAATtagttattttatcaaataggtTTATTCTgtcaattaaaaacaatattcattGCTTCCCTTCAAATCTAGCTTGGTTAGTGTCACAAGTATATCGGGCCTTGTTGAAAACTGGCAGACATACTGAGGAGCAAGTTCGTGCAGTGTGTGCGGATCTTGTCTTCTCTCTGTTCATTTGTCCGGCCATCATTGATCCTGATCCGTACGGAATCACATCGGACATCCATATCAGCCACATAGCTCGACACAATCTAATGCAGATAGCTCAGATTATCCAGGTCCTTGCTGTTTCTCAGTGGGAGGCAGAGTCCAAGGAGAAAGATCTCTATGAGAGGTTTGAGAAG GGTTGTATCACCTCCTTGCTGGATGTTTTACTAGAGGGTGTGGGGTCAGAGGTTGTAACCCCTCCCAGTAACAATCACATGATCAGTGTAGCAAGATCATCAGTTCTCATTACACTGCAAGATCTTAATTTTCTG ATATCCTTGACTCGGACTCTAACCTCCAACCTCAGTGACAGCACAGCAGAGAAGAAACAGCTGGAGGAACTTCTATCTCGTATCCCTACCCTGCTCAACTGCCCCACCCCACAGGTTTCTGCTGCTAGTAGCATGCCCCCAGGGtcaccaaaagaaaaaaagtcaCACAAAG ACAAGAAACAGCGAGGATTATCGGAGGGGGCGAGTTCGTTAGCCGGACAAGATGAGATGGTTAAGGAGATTTTGGTGGTTCCTCTGAATGTAGACTCGGAATGTCCGGGAATGATGTCCGAACAGAAAGTGTTGTCCATGGATCAGGAAAACAAACCTCGGCGGGTCAAATACCATGACGTCCCTAACTACGAGGAGGCAGAGAATGCTGGGATGTTCACATCCAAGAGGACgaggttctctctctctcaggacCAGGAATCTATTG ACTTGTCCCTTACAGGAAACACCAGCGAGATCCAGGAGGCGTTCTCGGAGGCCGCCTCCAGTCACTCCGTGGGGTCGGTAGAGGAAGATGACGACAATGACAACATGTCAGACATGATCTCCGCTAACGTCAGTGGGCGGGGTACTCCCAACATCAGTGGCCGAGACACGCCCCTCTCACAGGCAGGAAGTGTGGAGGAGCCCCCACCCCCTCAGATGCCTCTCCCCGAAATTCCTCCCCTCCCTGAAACAGTTCCAAAACCAAACCGAGAAGATGTCACAGATAGAtttggaaaatttgaaattagaTCCGAAATTGAGA GAGTGGAGACCAAGTCCACAGTGAGTGATACATGGAGCACAGATGTTCTGGCCAGTGATTCGGAGCCGCCACCAGAGGGGAACCAGTACGATAGGCTAGAGGAACTAGTTCGTAGCAGCTTCCTCCCGCGACAGGAA CATGTGTCGGAGGTGTCGGAGACGGCTAGTGACGCCTGGAGTACGGACGTACTGGCCAGCGACACAGAGGACAAACAGGCCCTGTCTGAGTTTGATCAG GATGATGTAGGTAGTGTCACAGACCTGGCCTCAATCATGTCAGGAGATGCTGGGAATCTGGAAAACTCTGAAG GTCGGCGCAGTCCGAGTGAGGATCTACAGATAGGGCAAGGGATGGAGGCATCGGGTGGAGCTGAGGCCGCTGTGCCCTTAGTCCCAGCAAAGATCAAAGTCAACAGGAAATCTGCAAAGCCTTTCCCCCACAATGAAGTGTTTATGGATGAAGACCCTCTCCACCCGAGTGACATTAACAGACTCTCCTTACCTCCCCCCAAACCTGTTCAAAGGTTATATCAGCCTCGGGCCAAGTCCAGTAATCTCCTGGCTGTGCCGGAGCATAGTTCTAGTCAGAAACAAGGTACACATTCCTCCCAACAGACATTTAAACCTCTGCTACAACCAGAAAAATTCCCTCCCCCTCCCCAGCAGCAGGACAAGCTTCCTACTTCCCAACCCCTGGAACCTCTCCTGATGGACAAAGCACCTCACGCTATGTCATCAGCCCCACCCCTGGACCTGGATAAACTCCCTCACCCTGTTCCCTTACCCAGGCAGAAAGACCGAATGACTCACCCACTGCCAAGCACGGCTTCATCACAACCTGATCGGTACTCTCTCCCCTCACAATTAGAGGACAGCAGTAGTCTACAGTCAGGGAATGCACAATCTCTACTCCGTTTTTCTCAATCAGACTTCCTCCCTGCTGGGAAAACACAAGAACACTTCAAACCTCCAGTGCCAACCAGTCAGTCTTCACCAAAAGTCAATCACCAGGACCAAGCAGCATTTGATCCTCTCTCTCGACCAGAAAACGCAAGCTTCCTAGCATTTGAAAACCCTATGTTTAATGGTCCAAAACCTCTGGAACGAGTTAGCTGTCCAGCTATAAGTAATGTTAAAAAAGACATGGATGAAAAGAGTTTAG gaACCAAGAAGTCACGATCAGCTGTGGTTTGCGGTGCTACCTACAGTTTTTCTGACTCTGGTTTTGGAGGAACTCCTCGGTCCATTGACTCCCAGTCACTTGACTCATTAATAGACACCTCAAACAACGTCAAATTGTCTGAGCAACAGAACACTGCGTTCAGCACCAAGCGCCTGTCCGTGATCATGTATGATCCGATTCCTACCGAGTCAACAGAAAGCACCACAGAGACCCTGATTAACCTGGGAGGGGACGAAAACTCTGACCAATCAGCCGTCAAAACCTGGGCGGACTCGGCAGCCAGCTTACAGCAGACATTCCAGGTCGACTCTCTGATTGATGTCAAGGAGGGGAACACAAAGGGGGGTCCCCTACCTCGCTCCCGCCAGGACAGCCTCACCAGTGACTCCAGTGGCTCAGACGCTGTCCCTTTTGCCAAGTCCTCTAGGTCCGCAAGCTTTGACAATGTGTCGGACAAGTCTGAGGAAAAG GAAGCAGCGGCTGCCAAAGAGAAGAGTCAGAGGGACAACAACAAGAGCTTCTTTAGGAACCTGAAAGTCAAACTCAACAAAG GAATGAAGAAGAAGTCCATGAAGTCAAGTGGAGAGGACAGTGGGGCAG ACACTCCCACTTCCTTGCTTCAAGAACCCATCCTGGTGGATACATCTGTGGATAGGGCAGAGGGAGGAGACCCACCCCCTAGAG AATCCTCAGAAGACATTTTAGAGAAATATCGAACCAAGCCTGCTGACAGTGCAGTGGTATCCCAAGAGGTACCTCTCCCAAACATTGATGTAACAGCGATGAAAGAGAAGAGGATGTCTGTGAAGGACGAAGATATTCACGGACCGCCCCTCTACGACCCGGAAAATCTTGAGACCTGTTTCGCATTTACAGACACAAAACGGAAGCTGCGCATAGTTCTAAGTAACACAGACATACAGCTTGGGTATAACCTACTGGAGTTCTCCCCTCAGGTGGGGCAGGAGGGGGTGAAGAAGGACCCTGCAGAAATCTACAAGATGTTACGAGGGCAGCTGGCCGAGGCGCTCAATCTACAGGATAAGGACCTCATAGCTCAGCTTCACGAGGCCATCCGCTGTGTCAGGCTCTTTGATGGCGAAgg aTGTAGGAAATTGGTGCGTTCTCTCCAAGAGGACTATCAGAGTCGTGCTGCTTACGTTTCATATTTAATTCGTTGTCGGCAAGGCCTGCTGGGAACCCACTCACATCTACAGCGTCTTCTTAGCAGAATCAAAAG GGACAAGGAGGTGTGTGGGAATCACATGACCAGAATCTGTGTCAAGCTGTTCATTGAAAAGAAGGAAAGCAGTGTTGTCAGATTCATGTCTGACTTCAACAAACTGACGGTATCCGATGAAAAG ACTGACCATGTAGAACAGTTTCTCCAGTACTTGTACCAGGCCATGAATCAGGACCCAGTGTGGCAAG CTGCCAATGAGTGTCAAATTGAGGATGCACAGCTGGCCATTGAGAGGTACATCATGAGTCGGATCTACACCCATGCCATGTTCCCCAATGGAGACGGTGACATCATGAGAGACCA GTTGTTCCAAGAACACATCAAGAAGCTGAGTCATGTCATAACTCCGTCCCATAAGGATCTCCGGATTCCGCGAATGTACCAGTTCGAGTGTCCCTGGACAGCTGCCCAGAAGGAAATCTACATGATTAATGCTTATAAG ACCCCCAAGGACAAGGTCAAGTGTGTGTTCCGCTGTGCCACCACCATCATGAACCTCCTCAGTATGGCCAACGAGAAAGCGGTGCCTGCTGCTGATGATTTCATCCCTGTTATCATCTTTGTGATCATCAAGGCAAACCCTCCCTGTCTGCTGTCCACCATTCAGTACATACAGAGTTTCTATGGTAACAGGATCGGGGGAGAGGAGCAGTACTGGTGGATACAGTTCTGTTCAGCGGTCGAGTTCATCAAAAACATGGACTACAACGAATGA
- the LOC128192078 gene encoding GTPase-activating protein and VPS9 domain-containing protein 1-like isoform X1, with the protein MELLELARQLKQEQLFVSAEKSQIHGLYEEAKKLAEDLYHESWIVRQQRSCLEQLQASSNTVTPRECYYQTNNLEFTNFVDSYKHLSYHETKYGDFLKFLKDNHFIVASLIDSVEKVSQDSLRKFISLLLTSVFGNVVFTEDEVSVIQTVRHLAELQLTSSDNPRFLLRKGNCGFSVAVKLLFDSLYSAKLFLTAALHDPVMRLLMEDEWFYDIDPQKALHRFPSQERVRRFGEPTSEDYEKKCNEYRKFIVDKLVILSNRFILSIKNNIHCFPSNLAWLVSQVYRALLKTGRHTEEQVRAVCADLVFSLFICPAIIDPDPYGITSDIHISHIARHNLMQIAQIIQVLAVSQWEAESKEKDLYERFEKGCITSLLDVLLEGVGSEVVTPPSNNHMISVARSSVLITLQDLNFLISLTRTLTSNLSDSTAEKKQLEELLSRIPTLLNCPTPQVSAASSMPPGSPKEKKSHKDKKQRGLSEGASSLAGQDEMVKEILVVPLNVDSECPGMMSEQKVLSMDQENKPRRVKYHDVPNYEEAENAGMFTSKRTRFSLSQDQESIDLSLTGNTSEIQEAFSEAASSHSVGSVEEDDDNDNMSDMISANVSGRGTPNISGRDTPLSQAGSVEEPPPPQMPLPEIPPLPETVPKPNREDVTDRFGKFEIRSEIERVETKSTVSDTWSTDVLASDSEPPPEGNQYDRLEELVRSSFLPRQEHVSEVSETASDAWSTDVLASDTEDKQALSEFDQDDVGSVTDLASIMSGDAGNLENSEGRRSPSEDLQIGQGMEASGGAEAAVPLVPAKIKVNRKSAKPFPHNEVFMDEDPLHPSDINRLSLPPPKPVQRLYQPRAKSSNLLAVPEHSSSQKQGTHSSQQTFKPLLQPEKFPPPPQQQDKLPTSQPLEPLLMDKAPHAMSSAPPLDLDKLPHPVPLPRQKDRMTHPLPSTASSQPDRYSLPSQLEDSSSLQSGNAQSLLRFSQSDFLPAGKTQEHFKPPVPTSQSSPKVNHQDQAAFDPLSRPENASFLAFENPMFNGPKPLERVSCPAISNVKKDMDEKSLGTKKSRSAVVCGATYSFSDSGFGGTPRSIDSQSLDSLIDTSNNVKLSEQQNTAFSTKRLSVIMYDPIPTESTESTTETLINLGGDENSDQSAVKTWADSAASLQQTFQVDSLIDVKEGNTKGGPLPRSRQDSLTSDSSGSDAVPFAKSSRSASFDNVSDKSEEKEAAAAKEKSQRDNNKSFFRNLKVKLNKGSHHYVSSIIRTSSRFTQQHLGMKKKSMKSSGEDSGADTPTSLLQEPILVDTSVDRAEGGDPPPRESSEDILEKYRTKPADSAVVSQEVPLPNIDVTAMKEKRMSVKDEDIHGPPLYDPENLETCFAFTDTKRKLRIVLSNTDIQLGYNLLEFSPQVGQEGVKKDPAEIYKMLRGQLAEALNLQDKDLIAQLHEAIRCVRLFDGEGCRKLVRSLQEDYQSRAAYVSYLIRCRQGLLGTHSHLQRLLSRIKRDKEVCGNHMTRICVKLFIEKKESSVVRFMSDFNKLTVSDEKTDHVEQFLQYLYQAMNQDPVWQAANECQIEDAQLAIERYIMSRIYTHAMFPNGDGDIMRDQLFQEHIKKLSHVITPSHKDLRIPRMYQFECPWTAAQKEIYMINAYKTPKDKVKCVFRCATTIMNLLSMANEKAVPAADDFIPVIIFVIIKANPPCLLSTIQYIQSFYGNRIGGEEQYWWIQFCSAVEFIKNMDYNE; encoded by the exons ATGGAACTACTAGAGCTAGCAAGGCAGTTAAAGCAGGAGCAACTGTTTGTAAGTGCTGAAAAGTCACAGATTCATGGTCTGTATGAAGAAGCTAAAAAATTGGCAGAGGATCTGTACCACGAATCATGGATTGTACGACAACAGCGATCATGTCTGGAGCAACTGCAGGCCTCCTCAAACACTGTCACACCAAGGGAGTGCTACTACCAAAccaacaatttagaatttacaaattttgtagaCAGTTACAAACACCTTAGTTACCATGAAACCAAATATGGggattttttaaagttcttaaaagataatcattttattgtgGCATCTCTCATTGACAGTGTTGAGAAGGTTTCACAAGACAGCTTAAGAAAGTTCATTTCTCTGCTGTTGACCTCAGTATTTGGAAATGTTGTTTTTACTGAAGATGAAGTTTCTGTGATTCAGACTGTCAGGCATCTTGCAGAACTTCAATTAACCTCTAGTGACAATCCAAGATTTCTATTACGAAAAGGAAACTGCGGATTCAGTGTGGCAGTAAAGCTATTATTCGATTCTTTGTATTCAGCCAAACTTTTTCTCACGGCAGCACTACAcgaccctgtgatgagattacTAATGGAAGATGAGTGGTTTTATGATATAGACCCACAAAAAGCTCTGCACCGTTTCCCTTCCCAGGAAAGAGTACGGCGTTTTGGGGAACCTACCAGTGAAGATTACGAGAAGAAATGCAATGAATATAGAAAATTTATAGTAGACAAATtagttattttatcaaataggtTTATTCTgtcaattaaaaacaatattcattGCTTCCCTTCAAATCTAGCTTGGTTAGTGTCACAAGTATATCGGGCCTTGTTGAAAACTGGCAGACATACTGAGGAGCAAGTTCGTGCAGTGTGTGCGGATCTTGTCTTCTCTCTGTTCATTTGTCCGGCCATCATTGATCCTGATCCGTACGGAATCACATCGGACATCCATATCAGCCACATAGCTCGACACAATCTAATGCAGATAGCTCAGATTATCCAGGTCCTTGCTGTTTCTCAGTGGGAGGCAGAGTCCAAGGAGAAAGATCTCTATGAGAGGTTTGAGAAG GGTTGTATCACCTCCTTGCTGGATGTTTTACTAGAGGGTGTGGGGTCAGAGGTTGTAACCCCTCCCAGTAACAATCACATGATCAGTGTAGCAAGATCATCAGTTCTCATTACACTGCAAGATCTTAATTTTCTG ATATCCTTGACTCGGACTCTAACCTCCAACCTCAGTGACAGCACAGCAGAGAAGAAACAGCTGGAGGAACTTCTATCTCGTATCCCTACCCTGCTCAACTGCCCCACCCCACAGGTTTCTGCTGCTAGTAGCATGCCCCCAGGGtcaccaaaagaaaaaaagtcaCACAAAG ACAAGAAACAGCGAGGATTATCGGAGGGGGCGAGTTCGTTAGCCGGACAAGATGAGATGGTTAAGGAGATTTTGGTGGTTCCTCTGAATGTAGACTCGGAATGTCCGGGAATGATGTCCGAACAGAAAGTGTTGTCCATGGATCAGGAAAACAAACCTCGGCGGGTCAAATACCATGACGTCCCTAACTACGAGGAGGCAGAGAATGCTGGGATGTTCACATCCAAGAGGACgaggttctctctctctcaggacCAGGAATCTATTG ACTTGTCCCTTACAGGAAACACCAGCGAGATCCAGGAGGCGTTCTCGGAGGCCGCCTCCAGTCACTCCGTGGGGTCGGTAGAGGAAGATGACGACAATGACAACATGTCAGACATGATCTCCGCTAACGTCAGTGGGCGGGGTACTCCCAACATCAGTGGCCGAGACACGCCCCTCTCACAGGCAGGAAGTGTGGAGGAGCCCCCACCCCCTCAGATGCCTCTCCCCGAAATTCCTCCCCTCCCTGAAACAGTTCCAAAACCAAACCGAGAAGATGTCACAGATAGAtttggaaaatttgaaattagaTCCGAAATTGAGA GAGTGGAGACCAAGTCCACAGTGAGTGATACATGGAGCACAGATGTTCTGGCCAGTGATTCGGAGCCGCCACCAGAGGGGAACCAGTACGATAGGCTAGAGGAACTAGTTCGTAGCAGCTTCCTCCCGCGACAGGAA CATGTGTCGGAGGTGTCGGAGACGGCTAGTGACGCCTGGAGTACGGACGTACTGGCCAGCGACACAGAGGACAAACAGGCCCTGTCTGAGTTTGATCAG GATGATGTAGGTAGTGTCACAGACCTGGCCTCAATCATGTCAGGAGATGCTGGGAATCTGGAAAACTCTGAAG GTCGGCGCAGTCCGAGTGAGGATCTACAGATAGGGCAAGGGATGGAGGCATCGGGTGGAGCTGAGGCCGCTGTGCCCTTAGTCCCAGCAAAGATCAAAGTCAACAGGAAATCTGCAAAGCCTTTCCCCCACAATGAAGTGTTTATGGATGAAGACCCTCTCCACCCGAGTGACATTAACAGACTCTCCTTACCTCCCCCCAAACCTGTTCAAAGGTTATATCAGCCTCGGGCCAAGTCCAGTAATCTCCTGGCTGTGCCGGAGCATAGTTCTAGTCAGAAACAAGGTACACATTCCTCCCAACAGACATTTAAACCTCTGCTACAACCAGAAAAATTCCCTCCCCCTCCCCAGCAGCAGGACAAGCTTCCTACTTCCCAACCCCTGGAACCTCTCCTGATGGACAAAGCACCTCACGCTATGTCATCAGCCCCACCCCTGGACCTGGATAAACTCCCTCACCCTGTTCCCTTACCCAGGCAGAAAGACCGAATGACTCACCCACTGCCAAGCACGGCTTCATCACAACCTGATCGGTACTCTCTCCCCTCACAATTAGAGGACAGCAGTAGTCTACAGTCAGGGAATGCACAATCTCTACTCCGTTTTTCTCAATCAGACTTCCTCCCTGCTGGGAAAACACAAGAACACTTCAAACCTCCAGTGCCAACCAGTCAGTCTTCACCAAAAGTCAATCACCAGGACCAAGCAGCATTTGATCCTCTCTCTCGACCAGAAAACGCAAGCTTCCTAGCATTTGAAAACCCTATGTTTAATGGTCCAAAACCTCTGGAACGAGTTAGCTGTCCAGCTATAAGTAATGTTAAAAAAGACATGGATGAAAAGAGTTTAG gaACCAAGAAGTCACGATCAGCTGTGGTTTGCGGTGCTACCTACAGTTTTTCTGACTCTGGTTTTGGAGGAACTCCTCGGTCCATTGACTCCCAGTCACTTGACTCATTAATAGACACCTCAAACAACGTCAAATTGTCTGAGCAACAGAACACTGCGTTCAGCACCAAGCGCCTGTCCGTGATCATGTATGATCCGATTCCTACCGAGTCAACAGAAAGCACCACAGAGACCCTGATTAACCTGGGAGGGGACGAAAACTCTGACCAATCAGCCGTCAAAACCTGGGCGGACTCGGCAGCCAGCTTACAGCAGACATTCCAGGTCGACTCTCTGATTGATGTCAAGGAGGGGAACACAAAGGGGGGTCCCCTACCTCGCTCCCGCCAGGACAGCCTCACCAGTGACTCCAGTGGCTCAGACGCTGTCCCTTTTGCCAAGTCCTCTAGGTCCGCAAGCTTTGACAATGTGTCGGACAAGTCTGAGGAAAAG GAAGCAGCGGCTGCCAAAGAGAAGAGTCAGAGGGACAACAACAAGAGCTTCTTTAGGAACCTGAAAGTCAAACTCAACAAAG GGTCTCATCATTATGTCTCCTCCATTATCCGAACAAGCAGCAGATTTACTCAGCAGCATCTGG GAATGAAGAAGAAGTCCATGAAGTCAAGTGGAGAGGACAGTGGGGCAG ACACTCCCACTTCCTTGCTTCAAGAACCCATCCTGGTGGATACATCTGTGGATAGGGCAGAGGGAGGAGACCCACCCCCTAGAG AATCCTCAGAAGACATTTTAGAGAAATATCGAACCAAGCCTGCTGACAGTGCAGTGGTATCCCAAGAGGTACCTCTCCCAAACATTGATGTAACAGCGATGAAAGAGAAGAGGATGTCTGTGAAGGACGAAGATATTCACGGACCGCCCCTCTACGACCCGGAAAATCTTGAGACCTGTTTCGCATTTACAGACACAAAACGGAAGCTGCGCATAGTTCTAAGTAACACAGACATACAGCTTGGGTATAACCTACTGGAGTTCTCCCCTCAGGTGGGGCAGGAGGGGGTGAAGAAGGACCCTGCAGAAATCTACAAGATGTTACGAGGGCAGCTGGCCGAGGCGCTCAATCTACAGGATAAGGACCTCATAGCTCAGCTTCACGAGGCCATCCGCTGTGTCAGGCTCTTTGATGGCGAAgg aTGTAGGAAATTGGTGCGTTCTCTCCAAGAGGACTATCAGAGTCGTGCTGCTTACGTTTCATATTTAATTCGTTGTCGGCAAGGCCTGCTGGGAACCCACTCACATCTACAGCGTCTTCTTAGCAGAATCAAAAG GGACAAGGAGGTGTGTGGGAATCACATGACCAGAATCTGTGTCAAGCTGTTCATTGAAAAGAAGGAAAGCAGTGTTGTCAGATTCATGTCTGACTTCAACAAACTGACGGTATCCGATGAAAAG ACTGACCATGTAGAACAGTTTCTCCAGTACTTGTACCAGGCCATGAATCAGGACCCAGTGTGGCAAG CTGCCAATGAGTGTCAAATTGAGGATGCACAGCTGGCCATTGAGAGGTACATCATGAGTCGGATCTACACCCATGCCATGTTCCCCAATGGAGACGGTGACATCATGAGAGACCA GTTGTTCCAAGAACACATCAAGAAGCTGAGTCATGTCATAACTCCGTCCCATAAGGATCTCCGGATTCCGCGAATGTACCAGTTCGAGTGTCCCTGGACAGCTGCCCAGAAGGAAATCTACATGATTAATGCTTATAAG ACCCCCAAGGACAAGGTCAAGTGTGTGTTCCGCTGTGCCACCACCATCATGAACCTCCTCAGTATGGCCAACGAGAAAGCGGTGCCTGCTGCTGATGATTTCATCCCTGTTATCATCTTTGTGATCATCAAGGCAAACCCTCCCTGTCTGCTGTCCACCATTCAGTACATACAGAGTTTCTATGGTAACAGGATCGGGGGAGAGGAGCAGTACTGGTGGATACAGTTCTGTTCAGCGGTCGAGTTCATCAAAAACATGGACTACAACGAATGA